The following coding sequences are from one Campylobacter sp. RM16187 window:
- a CDS encoding branched-chain amino acid ABC transporter permease, with the protein MDFSLFLQNMVNGFSLGSMYALIAIGYTMVYGVLRLINFAHGDIMMVGAYVCFFGMVSLNLPFIAAVVFAVTICAALGIITDTIAYKPLRKAPRISLLITAIGISFLLENLFNVIFGSEPKAFIVPEYLQKVLTFGDVTVAMSAVLVPIITLILLAITLFILYRTKYGMAIRALAFDIHTVNLMGIDANLIIAIVFALGSMLAAIGGVFWSLNYPSIEPMMGVLIGLKAFAAAVLGGIGSVGGAVLGGFIIGFTEVVVVSLSPEFSGFKDAFAFIFLILILIFKPTGILGYNFEKSRF; encoded by the coding sequence ATGGATTTTTCACTATTTTTACAAAATATGGTGAACGGGTTTAGCCTTGGCAGTATGTATGCGCTTATTGCCATAGGCTACACTATGGTTTATGGCGTTTTGAGGCTTATAAATTTCGCTCACGGCGATATCATGATGGTTGGAGCTTATGTCTGCTTTTTTGGCATGGTTTCACTAAATTTGCCATTTATAGCGGCGGTTGTATTTGCCGTGACGATATGTGCGGCACTTGGTATCATTACAGATACCATCGCTTATAAGCCGCTTCGTAAAGCGCCTAGAATTTCGCTACTTATCACTGCTATCGGCATTAGCTTTTTGCTTGAAAATCTCTTTAACGTGATTTTCGGTAGTGAGCCTAAAGCCTTTATCGTGCCTGAATACTTGCAGAAGGTCTTAACCTTTGGCGATGTTACGGTTGCGATGAGTGCGGTACTGGTGCCTATCATCACTCTTATTTTGCTTGCTATCACGCTTTTTATACTCTACCGCACGAAATACGGCATGGCGATAAGAGCGCTTGCATTTGATATACATACCGTAAATTTGATGGGGATAGATGCAAATTTGATCATCGCGATAGTCTTCGCGCTTGGATCCATGCTTGCAGCTATCGGCGGCGTGTTTTGGTCGCTAAACTATCCTTCTATCGAGCCTATGATGGGAGTTTTGATAGGGCTTAAAGCCTTTGCCGCAGCCGTTCTTGGCGGTATAGGCTCTGTCGGCGGAGCTGTGCTTGGCGGATTTATTATCGGATTTACCGAAGTTGTTGTGGTATCTTTAAGTCCTGAATTTTCAGGCTTTAAAGATGCTTTTGCTTTTATATTTTTAATTCTTATTCTTATATTTAAGCCTACCGGAATTTTAGGCTATAACTTTGAGAAAAGTAGGTTTTAG